A stretch of the Alnus glutinosa chromosome 6, dhAlnGlut1.1, whole genome shotgun sequence genome encodes the following:
- the LOC133871092 gene encoding flowering-promoting factor 1-like protein 2, translating to MSGVWHFNPDGVIRLVGNPQAEGSSHGGSSSRKRQVLVYLPTGQVVSSYSSLEQMLTGLGWERYYGGDPDFFQFHKHSSIDLISLPREFSKFGSVHMFDIVLKNSDTFRVRDM from the coding sequence atgtcaggtGTTTGGCATTTCAACCCAGATGGCGTTATTCGCCTAGTTGGAAATCCTCAAGCGGAGGGCTCCTCCCATGGTGGTAGTAGTTCGAGGAAAAGGCAGGTTTTGGTGTACTTGCCGACCGGCCAGGTGGTCTCATCGTACTCCTCGCTTGAGCAAATGCTGACGGGGTTAGGTTGGGAGAGGTACTATGGAGGCGACCCTGACTTCTTCCAATTCCACAAGCATTCTTCCATCGACCTAATCTCTCTCCCTAGAGAATTCTCCAAGTTTGGCTCCGTTCACATGTTCGATATTGTCCTTAAAAACTCCGATACCTTCCGTGTCCGAGACATGTGA